A DNA window from Bdellovibrio sp. BCCA contains the following coding sequences:
- the clpA gene encoding ATP-dependent Clp protease ATP-binding subunit ClpA: MMSRELERKLAEATELAKRHHHEFVTLEHILLVLTESPVMVEILEACAVNVQKLRQDLRDHLKVGIPQITDDQLSSYGGFESWTPEFTLACHRLIQRAAIQMKSAGRNQISEGSLLVSLFYEQDSHATFALARQGLTQFDIINYISHGITKDGKEHDIPPAASPRTSEYQGEAYEEGRGSPLESFCVNLNDKAKQGKLDPLIGREDILDRTIQVLCRRTKNNPLLIGEPGVGKTAIAEGLAQKIVQGNVPEKLKNAVIYSLDLGGLLAGTKFRGDFEGRLKAVVKDIAKRPGAILFIDEIHTIVGAGATSGGSMDASNLLKPALASGDISCIGSTTHSEYRQYFEKDRALNRRFQKIDVNEPSKEDCVKILKGLRKSYEEYHEVKFTDEALRSAVELSQKHIHGKLLPDKAIDVLDEAGAHFRLKYENAEDIKIDAPEIEEVIAKMTGLPIASISSTEKTQLKDLDKKLKALIFGQDDAIDRLVANIKFARSGLGRPNKPIGSFLFTGPTGVGKTEVCRQLAQIMGVHFERFDMSEYMEKHAVARLVGAPPGYVGYEEGGLLTEAVTKHPYSVLLLDEIEKAHPDVTNVLLQVMDAGRLTDSNGRVADFKNVIIVMTSNAGALETSRGTIGMVEENRSSLSMDAIKKAFSPEFINRLDAVVSFRDLSEDMVLKITQKFVDELKMVLLEKKVELNVSQEVIKWLMKKGYDKVYGARPLARCVDEHLKKALVDELLFGRLVDGGRVNVELEKDILKFHFSTTPNGTGQKNQKQPVTT; encoded by the coding sequence ATGATGAGCCGGGAACTTGAGCGCAAGCTCGCAGAAGCTACAGAACTCGCGAAACGCCACCATCATGAATTCGTGACGTTGGAACACATACTCTTAGTCCTCACCGAATCGCCGGTGATGGTGGAAATCTTAGAGGCCTGTGCCGTCAACGTCCAGAAACTTCGTCAAGATCTTCGCGATCATCTTAAAGTCGGTATTCCCCAAATAACTGATGACCAACTTTCTTCTTACGGAGGATTTGAGTCGTGGACTCCAGAGTTTACTTTGGCCTGTCACCGACTGATCCAGCGCGCTGCCATTCAAATGAAAAGCGCAGGACGCAATCAAATCAGTGAAGGAAGTCTTTTGGTTTCGTTATTTTATGAACAAGATTCGCACGCAACGTTTGCGTTGGCGCGACAGGGTCTTACTCAGTTCGATATCATTAATTACATTTCTCACGGAATCACAAAAGACGGAAAAGAACACGACATTCCTCCGGCAGCGTCTCCTCGCACTTCAGAATACCAAGGCGAAGCGTACGAGGAAGGCCGCGGCTCCCCGCTTGAAAGTTTTTGCGTGAATTTAAATGACAAAGCCAAACAGGGAAAATTAGATCCTTTGATTGGCCGCGAAGATATTTTGGATCGAACGATTCAAGTTCTTTGCCGTCGCACGAAAAACAATCCGTTGCTCATCGGCGAACCAGGAGTTGGTAAAACAGCCATCGCCGAGGGACTTGCGCAAAAAATCGTGCAAGGAAATGTTCCTGAAAAATTAAAAAACGCCGTGATTTACTCTTTGGATTTAGGAGGCTTGCTGGCCGGAACTAAATTCCGCGGAGATTTCGAGGGACGTCTTAAAGCGGTCGTGAAAGACATCGCAAAACGCCCGGGCGCGATTTTATTTATCGACGAAATTCATACGATTGTTGGAGCTGGAGCAACAAGTGGCGGCTCTATGGATGCCTCGAACTTGTTAAAACCCGCTCTTGCAAGTGGTGACATTAGCTGCATTGGCTCAACAACTCACAGCGAATACCGTCAGTATTTTGAAAAAGACCGTGCTTTGAATCGTCGCTTTCAAAAAATTGATGTCAATGAACCTTCAAAAGAAGATTGCGTAAAAATCCTCAAAGGACTTCGCAAATCTTATGAAGAATATCACGAAGTCAAATTCACGGACGAAGCTTTACGTTCAGCTGTTGAGCTTTCGCAAAAACATATTCACGGAAAACTTCTGCCCGACAAAGCCATCGACGTTTTGGATGAGGCTGGAGCTCACTTCCGTTTGAAATACGAAAATGCGGAAGATATTAAAATCGATGCACCAGAAATCGAAGAAGTGATTGCGAAGATGACAGGTCTTCCGATCGCAAGTATTTCTTCGACTGAAAAAACGCAGCTTAAAGATCTTGATAAAAAACTCAAAGCTCTTATATTTGGTCAAGACGACGCGATTGACCGCCTTGTTGCAAACATCAAGTTTGCACGCAGTGGTTTAGGTCGACCAAATAAACCGATTGGCAGTTTCCTTTTCACAGGACCCACGGGTGTCGGTAAAACCGAAGTCTGTCGTCAACTCGCACAAATCATGGGTGTTCACTTTGAACGCTTTGATATGAGTGAGTACATGGAAAAACATGCGGTGGCTCGCTTAGTCGGAGCGCCTCCGGGATATGTGGGTTACGAAGAAGGTGGCTTGCTCACCGAAGCCGTGACCAAACATCCTTACAGTGTTCTTCTGCTTGATGAGATTGAGAAAGCCCATCCTGATGTGACAAATGTGTTGTTGCAAGTGATGGATGCAGGACGACTCACCGACAGCAACGGACGCGTGGCTGATTTCAAAAACGTCATCATCGTCATGACCTCCAATGCGGGAGCTTTAGAAACTTCGCGCGGCACAATTGGCATGGTGGAAGAAAATCGCAGTTCTCTTTCGATGGACGCGATTAAAAAAGCGTTCTCACCAGAATTTATCAATCGTTTGGATGCCGTGGTTTCCTTCCGCGATTTGTCGGAAGATATGGTTCTTAAGATCACTCAGAAATTCGTGGATGAACTTAAGATGGTTCTTCTAGAGAAAAAAGTAGAACTGAATGTTTCTCAAGAAGTAATTAAGTGGCTAATGAAAAAAGGCTACGACAAAGTTTACGGAGCGCGCCCTCTTGCTCGCTGTGTAGATGAACATCTGAAAAAAGCTCTGGTCGACGAA
- the clpS gene encoding ATP-dependent Clp protease adapter ClpS produces MGDNNNNNNSNYPFSNPEGEAGVQIVPKLDTPKMYKVILLNDDYTPMDFVVLVLRRFFAKTEEQATQVMLDVHKKGAGVAGVYSLEIAEMKVMQVNQFAQLNQYPLKSTLEEEA; encoded by the coding sequence ATGGGTGATAATAACAATAATAATAACAGCAACTATCCATTCTCGAATCCTGAGGGGGAAGCGGGCGTCCAGATCGTCCCGAAATTAGACACACCTAAGATGTATAAGGTGATTCTTCTCAATGATGACTATACCCCCATGGATTTCGTCGTCCTTGTATTGCGTCGTTTTTTTGCAAAAACAGAAGAGCAAGCAACGCAAGTCATGTTAGATGTACATAAGAAGGGTGCAGGTGTCGCCGGGGTCTACAGTCTAGAGATTGCCGAGATGAAAGTGATGCAAGTCAACCAGTTCGCGCAACTCAATCAGTATCCCCTGAAAAGTACACTGGAGGAGGAAGCATGA
- a CDS encoding type IV pilin protein → MSFSSRNSQRGFSLVELMVVVAIIGILAAIAVPSVNKYMAKARQSEAKTNLSSLYTAEKAFYAEYNVYDSRFAAIGYSPEGTMRYNIGFNANGIQAGPANGYNPTTAPAGNIAANTYCGAAGVMNANKCALANGATNAAPPNIVAAMCPAVAGGAPIVAGCTPNGDTFQAGAGAQIQSGGGAVPDYWKIDSNKTLLNSQLGIR, encoded by the coding sequence ATGTCTTTTTCATCTAGAAATTCTCAGCGCGGTTTCTCGCTCGTTGAGTTGATGGTCGTTGTGGCGATCATCGGTATCTTGGCGGCGATTGCGGTGCCTTCAGTTAATAAATACATGGCGAAAGCCCGTCAATCTGAAGCGAAGACTAACTTGTCGTCTTTGTATACTGCAGAAAAAGCATTTTATGCCGAATACAATGTTTATGATTCTCGCTTCGCGGCTATTGGATATTCGCCGGAAGGAACTATGAGATACAATATTGGTTTCAATGCGAACGGAATTCAGGCTGGACCTGCCAATGGGTACAATCCTACAACAGCCCCAGCTGGTAATATTGCTGCGAATACTTATTGTGGTGCTGCTGGCGTGATGAATGCGAATAAGTGTGCTTTGGCTAATGGTGCTACGAATGCGGCACCTCCGAATATTGTGGCCGCTATGTGTCCTGCTGTTGCGGGCGGCGCGCCAATCGTTGCTGGTTGTACACCAAACGGGGATACATTCCAAGCTGGTGCAGGTGCGCAGATCCAGTCTGGTGGTGGTGCCGTTCCTGATTATTGGAAAATTGACAGTAACAAAACTCTTTTGAACTCTCAGCTTGGTATTCGCTAA
- a CDS encoding tetratricopeptide repeat protein, translating into MQLSLRLANKIPSIVLGIFSLLLIFLSNSLRENEGARSRHLIAPPPQLEKFSFGFQESIADLIWIRAIQDFDYCEAEITERTCQNNSWLYKMLNTVTNLSPNFRAPYASGALALTVIITDIDGATKIFDKGVQAFPHDWPILYRAAYHYLYEVKDKKRAAELLIQAGEHGAPSWVFTLAGRLYSDAGQMELAEKLLREMIRNEQDPTLIKRLQDKINSMKNAESSK; encoded by the coding sequence ATGCAACTGAGTTTAAGGCTCGCAAACAAAATCCCAAGCATAGTGCTTGGGATTTTTTCTTTGTTGTTAATATTCTTATCTAATTCTTTGAGAGAAAACGAAGGCGCTAGAAGTCGGCATCTTATTGCTCCGCCGCCGCAACTCGAGAAATTCAGCTTTGGTTTCCAAGAGTCAATCGCGGATTTAATATGGATTCGAGCGATTCAGGATTTTGATTATTGTGAAGCCGAAATTACGGAGAGAACATGTCAAAACAACTCTTGGCTATACAAAATGTTAAATACTGTTACCAATCTATCGCCTAATTTTAGAGCGCCGTATGCCTCAGGTGCATTAGCATTGACTGTTATTATTACGGATATTGATGGTGCCACAAAAATTTTTGATAAGGGTGTCCAAGCGTTTCCTCATGATTGGCCAATTCTTTACAGGGCTGCGTATCATTATTTGTATGAAGTAAAAGATAAAAAGAGAGCTGCAGAGTTATTAATTCAGGCTGGGGAACATGGTGCTCCTTCATGGGTATTTACATTGGCAGGAAGGCTTTATTCCGACGCTGGCCAGATGGAATTAGCGGAAAAACTTCTAAGAGAAATGATTCGCAACGAACAAGACCCAACTCTCATCAAACGCCTCCAAGACAAAATCAATTCCATGAAAAACGCGGAATCTTCTAAATAG
- the dnaJ gene encoding molecular chaperone DnaJ, with translation MMAQRDYYDILGVPKDAEQDAIKKAYRKLAMQFHPDKNPGNKEAEEKFKEAAGAYEVLSDPQKRAQYDRFGHDAFTGRGGGGAGFQDVDDIFAHFGDIFGDFFGGGMGGQQRQRRNRNEPRRGSDLRYVTEVTLKEVITGLEKEIEFDTEKNCDDCKGTGAEKGSQVVTCTMCGGSGQVVRSQGFFAMASTCPQCHGQGTQIKNPCKSCKGKGRVNEHRKIRLNIPAGVDTGTRLRVATEGEGGYMGGPPGDLYVEIRVKPHSHFERRGDDLFAELSVPYVQMLLGAEIEVPTVTGKANLEIPKGAHPADNVKLQGEGLPSLRGNRRGDIYFHINVQFPDKLNKDEEKLLRDIAKSRGLKVAPEGGGFFGRKK, from the coding sequence ATTATGGCTCAAAGAGACTACTACGATATTTTAGGCGTACCCAAAGATGCAGAACAAGATGCGATCAAAAAAGCGTATCGCAAATTGGCCATGCAATTTCATCCGGATAAAAATCCGGGGAATAAGGAAGCCGAAGAAAAATTCAAAGAAGCTGCTGGAGCTTACGAAGTTTTAAGTGATCCACAAAAACGCGCGCAGTACGATCGCTTCGGTCACGATGCATTCACCGGTCGCGGTGGTGGAGGCGCAGGCTTCCAAGATGTTGACGATATTTTCGCACACTTTGGCGATATCTTCGGGGATTTCTTTGGCGGAGGTATGGGTGGTCAACAAAGACAACGCCGCAATCGCAATGAGCCTCGTCGTGGTTCTGATCTTCGCTACGTCACTGAAGTGACATTGAAAGAAGTCATCACAGGTCTTGAAAAAGAAATTGAATTCGACACAGAGAAAAACTGCGATGATTGCAAAGGCACGGGCGCAGAAAAAGGTTCGCAAGTTGTGACCTGTACAATGTGCGGAGGCTCAGGCCAAGTCGTGCGCTCGCAAGGTTTTTTTGCGATGGCATCAACGTGCCCGCAGTGTCACGGCCAAGGCACACAGATTAAAAATCCATGTAAGTCATGCAAAGGCAAAGGCCGCGTGAACGAACATCGTAAGATCCGTCTTAACATTCCTGCTGGAGTCGACACAGGCACACGCCTTCGTGTTGCGACAGAAGGTGAGGGTGGATACATGGGAGGTCCTCCAGGGGATCTTTATGTTGAGATTCGTGTGAAACCTCATTCGCACTTTGAACGTCGTGGAGATGATCTCTTCGCAGAACTTTCTGTGCCATATGTACAAATGTTGTTAGGTGCAGAGATTGAAGTCCCAACTGTCACAGGCAAAGCGAATTTGGAAATTCCAAAGGGTGCGCATCCTGCGGACAATGTAAAACTTCAAGGTGAGGGTTTACCATCACTACGTGGAAATCGTCGCGGCGATATTTATTTCCATATCAACGTGCAGTTCCCAGATAAGCTCAATAAAGATGAAGAAAAACTTCTCCGCGACATCGCAAAATCTCGCGGTCTAAAAGTCGCGCCTGAGGGCGGTGGCTTTTTTGGACGGAAGAAGTAG
- a CDS encoding RHS repeat domain-containing protein, producing the protein MKSVLRCTAFFLFFTYPLALFAQITCEQYRAEYIKWVQDGSCSADAGCQEGSYWRSCISYSGVSVTSAENNSEKISCVGTQVYDTWDDDPAPPDVPPTHDVSHWVVEYYIGRCNTQPPPPSNPPSGPSSSSGPPGSCPIKGSIVHLEDRSLSESVPIVGAPFSLFYHSSFQEGRTANFKIKIDISGDEPRDYIQSFVVENRRNGVLVDTVTYPTSSANQNYSYIWNGMDASNTTKVPSAKFSVAINETSPVGTFPVLHEITLAHFSAKGIGLGGWLPSILKRYDPLAMRMYSAEGGFTEVEAKPIDLTYLYVPSSSGNEVYIFDATGRHIQTRTGLTGATIFSFNYDVNGYLISISQPFGRTTFFNRNLSGKIVSITSPKGQITTIGLDTNDYISSIKNPNNETYNFTYYGIGGLLYTFQKPRGELSSFYYDTEGYIVKDEHSGGYFFDLVKGINFGVGSDVTVTSSMGRTVNVQTTVGSESINRNIFSSSGLNTSSSYTKQGSEYNRYDVMPGYSRMALSSDDKRFGKGVRFVQNETLSINGAGSRQNTSTQDITLNDTNDPFSVSSWLFESQLSGTNTKVSTSYDPITKTFTSTTYLNRTTEVKIDSYERVTSWKKGSLNAVLFNYSSENLASISQGSRTTTLDYNTTSGFLESITSPLNQATTFVYNNAGRVTSKILPDSRVIGFGYDANGNVTSVTPPGKPAHVFGINAHEVVGSYEPPTLSGVSVVNTTYQYNLDKQLTQITRPDGATIDFNYGLTTGVLESFVTPDGTYTQTMDTTNGLPSTIYQPDNSWTSISYAGTSMIGSTNYDSSSSMIGSYAPTFSSVALVESDTVTNSIGTTSTISYQYNDDEDLKKAGDVTLTYNTPNGQLTGTSMGSGTSAITDAYTYNNYGEVTDYVAKRGTTTIYSLTLARDASGRINGKTQTMNGTTDAYDYTFDVTGRLTETKKNTATVATYNYDSNSNRNGGTIGAQPTSATYDDQDRLLTYNTLSFTYNANGDLASKTNNTLSQTTQYTYDVFGNLKQVQLPSGTVITYEVDALNRRIGKRVNGVLQRRWVYMDQYRIAAELNASGAITKRFVYGSKSNIPDYMIMGSTKYRIISDHLGSPRLVVKMSDGSIAQRMDHDEFGRVTVNTSADFTPFGFAGGLYDQQTGLVRFGARDYDPETGRWTSKDPILFKGGDVNIFGYVQNDPVNFVDPIGLWSIQASIFTGAGGSITIGADNSSGRPFITLRFGYGIGVGASYDEKGSSPVPQCPQNGPNASIGLYGDASVTNGPHEVGVSGGGGVSSKRSAPYYLYSSPTNTLGTSMGVGGGASVGVELSFF; encoded by the coding sequence ATGAAGTCTGTTTTACGTTGTACAGCCTTTTTCTTATTCTTTACCTATCCCTTAGCTCTTTTTGCGCAAATTACGTGTGAACAATACCGTGCTGAGTATATTAAGTGGGTACAGGATGGCAGCTGTTCTGCAGATGCGGGATGCCAGGAAGGGTCTTACTGGAGATCCTGCATAAGTTACTCTGGCGTCAGTGTGACTTCCGCAGAAAATAATAGCGAAAAGATATCTTGCGTGGGAACTCAGGTTTATGACACTTGGGATGATGACCCAGCCCCTCCAGATGTTCCTCCTACTCATGATGTTTCTCATTGGGTTGTGGAATACTATATAGGCAGATGTAATACTCAACCTCCTCCACCAAGTAACCCGCCGTCTGGCCCAAGTTCGTCAAGTGGTCCTCCTGGTTCGTGTCCGATTAAAGGTTCTATCGTGCATTTGGAAGACCGCTCTTTATCTGAGAGTGTGCCTATTGTTGGAGCGCCTTTTTCATTATTTTACCACTCTTCATTTCAAGAGGGACGAACGGCAAATTTTAAAATCAAAATAGATATTTCGGGTGATGAGCCTCGAGACTATATTCAATCATTTGTGGTTGAGAACCGTAGGAATGGCGTCCTTGTTGATACCGTAACGTATCCAACTTCGTCGGCAAATCAAAATTATTCATACATTTGGAATGGTATGGATGCTTCAAATACCACTAAAGTGCCTTCCGCGAAATTTAGTGTAGCGATAAATGAAACTTCTCCTGTTGGAACATTTCCTGTGTTGCATGAGATCACTCTAGCACATTTTAGCGCCAAAGGTATCGGTCTTGGAGGATGGTTGCCAAGTATTTTAAAAAGGTATGATCCGCTTGCAATGAGAATGTATTCTGCTGAGGGTGGGTTTACAGAAGTTGAGGCAAAACCTATTGATTTAACCTATCTGTATGTTCCAAGTAGTTCAGGAAATGAAGTTTATATATTTGATGCTACAGGAAGGCATATTCAAACGCGAACTGGATTGACAGGCGCTACAATCTTCTCATTTAACTATGACGTGAATGGATACTTGATTTCTATTTCTCAACCTTTTGGGAGAACTACATTTTTTAACCGCAACCTCAGCGGAAAAATAGTTTCTATTACGTCACCGAAAGGTCAAATAACGACCATCGGTCTGGATACTAACGACTATATTTCTTCAATAAAAAATCCAAATAATGAGACCTACAACTTTACTTACTATGGAATAGGTGGGCTCCTTTATACATTTCAAAAACCTCGCGGCGAACTCAGTAGTTTTTACTACGATACCGAGGGATATATAGTAAAAGATGAGCACTCTGGCGGGTATTTTTTTGATCTAGTAAAAGGTATAAATTTCGGGGTTGGCTCTGATGTAACGGTAACTTCTTCCATGGGCAGGACGGTTAACGTTCAAACTACAGTAGGGTCTGAATCAATAAACAGAAATATTTTCTCTTCTTCAGGACTAAACACTTCATCTTCCTATACGAAGCAAGGTTCGGAGTACAATCGTTACGATGTAATGCCAGGATACTCTAGAATGGCCTTATCCTCTGACGACAAGCGTTTTGGAAAAGGAGTTAGATTTGTACAGAACGAAACGCTCTCTATAAATGGAGCGGGCAGTAGGCAAAATACCAGCACCCAGGATATAACCTTAAACGATACAAATGACCCTTTTTCTGTTTCATCTTGGTTATTTGAGTCACAACTTAGTGGTACAAATACAAAGGTGAGCACAAGTTATGATCCAATTACTAAAACCTTCACTTCCACTACATATTTAAATCGAACGACGGAAGTGAAAATTGATTCTTATGAGCGAGTGACATCCTGGAAAAAAGGGAGTTTAAATGCTGTATTATTCAACTATAGCAGTGAAAATTTAGCTTCTATTTCTCAAGGGTCCCGTACAACCACGCTTGATTATAACACTACATCTGGCTTTCTTGAAAGCATCACAAGTCCATTGAATCAGGCAACAACCTTTGTATACAATAATGCGGGACGAGTTACTTCAAAGATACTTCCAGATTCAAGAGTCATAGGTTTCGGCTACGATGCCAACGGAAATGTCACAAGCGTAACTCCTCCAGGAAAACCCGCACATGTATTCGGAATCAACGCTCACGAGGTTGTCGGTTCTTATGAACCGCCGACATTAAGTGGAGTTTCTGTAGTCAACACAACCTATCAATACAATCTCGATAAACAACTTACCCAGATCACGAGACCTGATGGGGCTACGATTGATTTTAATTACGGATTAACAACGGGTGTTTTAGAAAGCTTCGTAACTCCTGACGGAACTTACACTCAAACCATGGATACAACGAACGGATTGCCATCAACAATCTATCAACCAGATAATTCGTGGACATCAATTTCCTATGCTGGAACAAGCATGATTGGTTCTACGAACTACGATTCATCTTCGTCAATGATCGGAAGTTATGCTCCGACATTCTCAAGTGTCGCATTGGTGGAGTCTGATACAGTGACAAACAGTATTGGAACAACATCAACGATTTCTTACCAATACAACGACGACGAAGACCTCAAAAAAGCAGGAGACGTCACTCTCACGTACAACACACCTAACGGCCAACTCACTGGCACAAGTATGGGCTCTGGGACTTCTGCGATCACAGACGCGTATACATACAACAACTACGGCGAAGTCACTGATTACGTAGCTAAACGAGGCACAACGACGATCTACAGTTTAACACTTGCTCGTGATGCTTCAGGGCGCATCAACGGAAAAACTCAAACGATGAACGGTACGACGGATGCCTATGATTATACGTTTGACGTTACGGGCAGACTGACAGAGACCAAGAAAAATACGGCGACAGTTGCGACTTACAACTATGACTCCAACAGCAACCGCAATGGAGGAACGATTGGCGCTCAACCAACGTCTGCGACATATGACGACCAAGATCGTCTTCTAACTTACAACACGTTATCGTTCACATATAATGCTAACGGAGATCTCGCGAGTAAAACCAACAATACTCTTAGTCAGACCACTCAGTACACATACGACGTCTTCGGCAATTTGAAACAAGTGCAACTGCCAAGTGGAACCGTGATTACTTATGAAGTCGATGCTCTTAACAGACGCATCGGCAAAAGAGTAAATGGAGTCCTGCAAAGACGTTGGGTCTATATGGATCAGTACCGCATCGCTGCGGAACTTAATGCTTCCGGAGCCATCACGAAACGTTTCGTCTATGGTTCAAAATCTAATATTCCGGATTACATGATCATGGGAAGCACAAAATACAGAATCATTTCTGATCATTTGGGTTCTCCAAGACTTGTTGTGAAAATGTCTGACGGTTCCATTGCGCAAAGAATGGACCACGATGAGTTCGGCCGAGTCACGGTGAACACAAGCGCGGATTTCACTCCGTTTGGTTTTGCGGGAGGTCTTTACGATCAGCAAACTGGATTGGTGAGATTTGGCGCGAGGGATTATGATCCGGAGACTGGTCGGTGGACAAGCAAAGATCCGATCTTGTTCAAAGGGGGAGATGTCAACATCTTTGGGTATGTGCAAAATGATCCGGTTAACTTTGTAGATCCTATTGGTCTTTGGTCTATTCAAGCGTCTATTTTTACCGGCGCGGGAGGTTCTATTACAATTGGAGCAGACAATAGTTCTGGAAGACCGTTTATCACTCTTAGATTTGGTTATGGAATAGGTGTCGGTGCCTCATATGATGAAAAAGGGTCATCACCGGTACCCCAATGTCCTCAAAACGGTCCTAATGCTTCTATAGGTTTGTATGGTGATGCATCTGTGACTAACGGACCTCACGAGGTTGGAGTTTCTGGAGGAGGGGGGGTATCTTCCAAGAGAAGCGCACCGTACTATCTGTATTCCAGTCCAACTAATACACTAGGAACATCTATGGGTGTTGGAGGTGGTGCTTCCGTAGGAGTTGAGTTATCTTTTTTCTAA
- a CDS encoding cytochrome c oxidase assembly factor Coa1 family protein produces the protein MKKLIITVALLVVFFAEFHLLVANSDGVDVASKYLRDNSEVRKVVGAVSKTSLIPLASELKDYGREGSATYHIKIIGTNGAAEGIVTSIKTDGMWKVDKAHLLLEDKDIIILKQ, from the coding sequence ATGAAGAAATTGATCATTACGGTCGCTTTGTTGGTAGTCTTTTTTGCAGAATTTCATCTGTTGGTCGCGAATTCAGATGGAGTTGATGTTGCATCGAAATATTTAAGAGATAATTCGGAAGTGAGAAAAGTGGTCGGAGCAGTTTCTAAAACTAGCTTAATACCTTTGGCTTCCGAATTAAAAGATTATGGTAGAGAGGGAAGCGCTACGTATCATATTAAAATTATTGGTACTAATGGAGCTGCGGAGGGTATTGTTACGTCGATCAAGACCGATGGAATGTGGAAGGTAGATAAGGCACATCTTCTTCTGGAGGACAAGGATATCATTATCCTGAAACAATAG
- a CDS encoding HNH endonuclease encodes MNLKLLNKMELDQRIKSLVGKERELLHEILLTIKEIDQRKLYLEFGFANLFLYLVDGVGYSAGSAQRRIDAARLLNEVPSLGEKIQSGEVKLHQVSLIQKAARDIYKTTHKKVTAEEKKEILEQITSKNFQESQKEIASFFDLPVVEVTTQTVQADESVRLSLTISKELAEKIQQAQALLSHALSSNDIVDYITYVTDRVIKQKTSVKNRAEEGDASSTNNVYEPKITATVEVKPFSPRTKKILINKDQCCQYKDPMTGRQCRSRWFLQTDHKQSRWAHGISTIENAQLLCAQHNRLKYRQEAGLKYISR; translated from the coding sequence ATGAATCTTAAACTTTTAAATAAAATGGAATTGGATCAACGAATCAAATCCTTGGTTGGGAAAGAACGTGAGTTGCTTCACGAAATTCTTCTTACGATCAAAGAAATAGACCAGCGTAAACTTTATTTGGAATTTGGGTTTGCCAACTTATTTTTATATTTGGTTGATGGTGTTGGATATTCTGCCGGGAGTGCACAACGTCGTATTGATGCTGCAAGGCTATTAAATGAAGTTCCCTCTTTAGGTGAAAAAATTCAGTCCGGGGAAGTAAAGCTTCATCAAGTCTCTTTAATCCAAAAAGCGGCGCGCGATATTTATAAAACCACACATAAAAAAGTGACTGCTGAAGAAAAGAAAGAAATCTTAGAGCAAATCACTTCGAAGAACTTTCAAGAATCCCAAAAGGAAATAGCTTCGTTCTTTGATTTACCTGTGGTTGAAGTAACAACTCAAACTGTTCAGGCGGATGAAAGCGTTCGTCTGTCTTTAACAATTTCCAAAGAATTGGCCGAGAAAATTCAACAAGCGCAAGCTCTTTTATCTCATGCTCTTTCTTCTAATGACATCGTGGATTACATTACCTATGTGACGGACCGGGTGATTAAGCAGAAGACTTCAGTAAAAAATCGAGCCGAAGAAGGTGATGCGAGCAGCACCAACAATGTATACGAACCAAAAATCACTGCCACCGTGGAAGTAAAACCGTTTTCCCCGAGAACTAAGAAAATACTTATAAATAAAGATCAATGTTGCCAGTACAAAGATCCGATGACGGGAAGACAGTGTCGCAGCCGATGGTTTTTGCAAACCGATCACAAACAAAGTCGGTGGGCTCATGGAATCAGTACTATTGAAAATGCTCAGCTTCTTTGTGCTCAGCATAATCGCCTTAAATATCGGCAGGAAGCCGGACTTAAATATATTTCGCGGTAA
- a CDS encoding HVO_A0114 family putative DNA-binding protein, translating to MKAKNQMVIVFKSLEDLGRDAIKAIKTKAAKVQPANVVYFDSWTSFRNFMSLQKLEILTMISSVEPKSIYELTRLLERSLSAVQKDCESLEQAGFITLEKQKTGRGQVVPRLKFKYDKIVVRLPQHPYELIFKAAA from the coding sequence ATGAAAGCTAAAAATCAAATGGTGATTGTTTTTAAGTCTCTGGAAGATTTAGGACGTGATGCTATCAAAGCTATCAAGACCAAAGCGGCTAAGGTGCAGCCTGCAAATGTGGTATATTTTGATAGCTGGACTTCATTTCGTAATTTTATGTCACTGCAAAAGCTTGAAATTTTAACTATGATTTCAAGCGTTGAGCCAAAGTCGATTTATGAATTGACTCGACTTCTTGAGCGCAGCCTTTCAGCGGTGCAAAAGGATTGTGAGTCGTTGGAACAGGCGGGCTTTATAACTCTTGAGAAGCAAAAAACAGGTCGCGGCCAAGTCGTGCCGCGATTAAAGTTTAAATACGACAAAATAGTCGTCCGCCTTCCGCAACATCCATACGAGTTAATCTTTAAAGCGGCAGCCTAA